The following are encoded together in the Bacillus sp. V2I10 genome:
- a CDS encoding RluA family pseudouridine synthase — translation MKIKGEWMEFPVKKEWAGISLQQFLKEKLNAPKTLIHKWRMEHELKINDSLPNWTAPLNEKDSIMIRLFQDEDLDIIPEYMELDLLFEDEHFLIVNKPAGMDTHPNEPGQTGTLANGVAFHLQMQGMTRKIRHIHRLDHDTSGAIVFAKHALSHAILDRLLEERLIKRTYTAIVQGKLKQKKGKIDQPIGKDRHHSTRRRVSPSGQSALTHFKTEDYNTRFDVSLVKLQLETGRTHQIRVHLSHIGYPISGDDLYGGNKNLINRQALHASEITVMHPFTAEKVSVSADFPDDMKKLMMKLQF, via the coding sequence ATGAAAATTAAAGGAGAATGGATGGAATTTCCGGTTAAGAAAGAATGGGCAGGGATTTCCCTCCAGCAATTTCTGAAAGAAAAACTGAATGCGCCAAAGACGCTCATTCATAAATGGCGGATGGAACATGAACTAAAAATAAATGACTCCCTGCCAAATTGGACGGCACCATTAAATGAAAAAGACTCCATTATGATTCGTTTATTTCAAGATGAAGATCTTGATATCATCCCAGAATACATGGAGCTTGATTTATTATTTGAGGACGAGCATTTTTTAATCGTCAATAAACCTGCCGGAATGGATACACATCCAAATGAACCGGGTCAAACCGGCACACTCGCTAATGGAGTCGCCTTTCATTTACAGATGCAGGGGATGACTAGAAAAATAAGACATATTCACAGACTTGATCACGATACCTCAGGTGCAATCGTTTTTGCCAAACATGCCTTATCACATGCTATCCTGGACCGCCTCCTTGAGGAACGGCTAATCAAAAGAACTTATACAGCCATCGTACAAGGGAAATTGAAGCAGAAAAAAGGAAAGATTGATCAGCCGATCGGAAAGGATCGTCATCATTCGACCCGTCGAAGAGTATCTCCCAGCGGACAGTCTGCACTAACTCATTTTAAAACGGAAGATTACAATACTCGTTTTGATGTATCACTTGTTAAACTGCAGCTGGAAACCGGTCGAACACATCAGATTCGTGTCCATCTGAGCCACATTGGCTATCCCATTTCAGGGGATGACTTATATGGCGGGAACAAAAACTTGATAAACCGCCAAGCTCTGCATGCGTCAGAAATCACGGTTATGCATCCTTTTACAGCTGAAAAAGTGTCCGTGAGCGCGGATTTCCCAGATGATATGAAAAAATTAATGATGAAGCTGCAATTTTAA
- a CDS encoding MIP/aquaporin family protein yields the protein MTAFWGEVIGTMILIVFGGGVCAGVSLKKSFAHNSGWIVITMGWGFGVAMAVYAVGGISGAHLNPAVTFALAFAGSFEWSQVPSYLLAQMIGAFLGAVLVFLQYLPHWKETEDPGAKLSVFSTSPAIPNHFANFISEALGTFIFVLTLLAIGANTFTEGLNPLIVGFLVVAIGLSLGGTTGYAINPARDLGPRLAHFVLPIAGKGSSNWKYAWIPVVAPLVGGSFAAVFYNYVFKGNINTAFWYVAAALVFMLGIVYALSKKQSKSESSATY from the coding sequence ATGACGGCTTTTTGGGGAGAAGTAATAGGTACGATGATTTTGATTGTGTTCGGCGGAGGTGTATGTGCAGGTGTCAGTTTAAAGAAGTCATTCGCGCATAACTCTGGCTGGATTGTCATTACAATGGGATGGGGATTTGGTGTTGCCATGGCTGTTTATGCAGTCGGCGGAATAAGCGGGGCGCATTTGAATCCGGCTGTTACATTTGCTCTTGCTTTTGCAGGTTCTTTTGAATGGAGTCAGGTGCCATCTTATCTATTAGCTCAAATGATTGGAGCATTTTTAGGAGCAGTGCTTGTTTTCCTTCAGTATCTGCCGCACTGGAAGGAAACAGAGGATCCAGGTGCAAAGCTCAGTGTGTTTTCTACAAGTCCTGCGATTCCCAATCACTTTGCCAACTTTATCAGTGAAGCGCTTGGAACATTTATCTTTGTGCTCACATTACTTGCGATTGGAGCGAATACATTTACTGAGGGCTTGAATCCGCTTATAGTAGGATTTCTGGTCGTTGCAATCGGGCTATCACTTGGAGGTACTACAGGCTATGCAATCAACCCTGCACGTGACCTTGGGCCAAGACTTGCACATTTTGTTTTGCCGATTGCAGGAAAAGGGAGTTCGAACTGGAAATATGCATGGATACCAGTTGTTGCACCTCTAGTAGGCGGATCTTTTGCAGCGGTCTTTTATAATTACGTTTTTAAGGGTAATATCAATACTGCCTTCTGGTATGTAGCAGCTGCACTTGTATTTATGCTTGGAATTGTCTATGCACTGTCAAAGAAACAATCGAAATCAGAAAGCTCAGCAACTTACTGA
- a CDS encoding glycerol-3-phosphate responsive antiterminator yields the protein MSFEGQQILPAIRNMKQFERFLESPYQYGVLLDTHLGQVRNIVRLANASNKKILIHVDLIQGLKHDEYAAEFICQEVKPAGLISTRSNVIAKAKQRGIYAIQRLFLLDSSALEKSLELITRNKPDYIEVLPGLVPSLIQEVKEKTGIPIFAGGFVKTSEEVHKALAAGATAVTSSEIELWKNYQNI from the coding sequence ATGAGCTTTGAAGGTCAGCAAATATTGCCTGCTATCCGCAATATGAAGCAGTTTGAACGATTTTTGGAAAGTCCGTATCAGTATGGAGTCCTTCTGGATACACATCTCGGACAGGTTCGGAATATTGTCAGACTTGCAAATGCATCGAACAAGAAAATTCTCATTCATGTCGACTTGATTCAAGGCTTGAAGCACGATGAGTATGCAGCAGAGTTTATTTGTCAGGAAGTAAAGCCGGCAGGATTAATTTCAACCCGATCAAACGTGATTGCAAAAGCAAAGCAGCGGGGGATTTATGCCATTCAGCGGCTGTTTCTTCTTGATTCGAGTGCTCTTGAGAAAAGTTTAGAGCTGATAACAAGAAACAAACCGGATTATATTGAGGTACTTCCAGGACTTGTTCCCAGTTTGATCCAAGAGGTAAAGGAGAAAACTGGAATACCTATTTTTGCAGGCGGTTTCGTCAAAACCTCTGAAGAAGTGCATAAAGCGCTCGCAGCAGGAGCTACAGCAGTAACATCATCAGAAATAGAGTTATGGAAAAATTATCAAAATATATAA
- a CDS encoding disulfide oxidoreductase, producing the protein MSEKLKKYIENQLFIAWAASFISMLGSLYFSEIMEFIPCNLCWYQRILMYPLVVILGIAIYKKDYQIAFYSMILSAIGGSISIYHYAVQKIDFVGENSASCGIVPCTGEYINWLGFITIPFLALIGFTVVFVTSLNIYRKMKVGR; encoded by the coding sequence GTGTCAGAGAAACTTAAAAAATACATAGAAAATCAATTATTTATTGCATGGGCGGCTTCATTCATCTCGATGCTTGGGAGCTTATACTTTTCAGAAATTATGGAATTCATCCCTTGTAATCTTTGCTGGTATCAGCGGATCTTAATGTATCCACTTGTCGTCATTCTTGGCATTGCGATCTATAAGAAGGATTACCAAATTGCGTTTTATTCCATGATTTTATCAGCGATTGGCGGTTCGATTTCCATTTATCATTATGCGGTTCAAAAAATTGACTTTGTAGGCGAAAATTCAGCATCATGCGGCATTGTTCCCTGCACTGGAGAATACATCAACTGGCTTGGATTTATTACGATACCATTTCTGGCACTAATCGGATTTACCGTTGTATTTGTGACAAGCTTAAATATTTACAGAAAAATGAAGGTAGGTCGTTAA
- a CDS encoding aldo/keto reductase family oxidoreductase: MRTMKLGKSTLEVPVVSVGCMRINSLEKAEAEHFVQSALELGANFFDHADIYGGGTCEEIFAEAIHMNDDIREKIFLQSKCGIREGMFDFSKEHILESVDGSLKRLNTDYLDILLLHRPDTLAEPEEVAEAFDILKSSGKVRHFGVSNQNPMQIELLKKSVKQTIVANQLQLSITNANMISNGFNVNMENDSAVNRDGSILDYCRLNDITIQPWSPFQYGFFEGVFLGNDKFPELNQKIDEVANKYEVSSSTIAIAWLLRHPANMQPVIGTMNEGRLKDCCKASDVRLTREEWYGIYRAAGNVLP; this comes from the coding sequence ATGAGGACTATGAAACTTGGAAAAAGTACTTTAGAGGTGCCGGTTGTTTCAGTCGGCTGTATGCGCATTAATTCTCTGGAAAAGGCAGAGGCTGAGCACTTTGTCCAATCAGCACTTGAATTAGGTGCAAATTTCTTCGACCATGCTGATATTTATGGGGGTGGAACATGCGAGGAAATATTTGCTGAAGCCATCCATATGAACGATGATATTCGTGAAAAGATTTTTTTGCAATCTAAGTGCGGTATTCGAGAAGGAATGTTCGACTTTTCAAAAGAACATATTTTAGAATCAGTTGACGGAAGCTTAAAGAGATTGAATACAGATTACTTAGATATTCTGCTGCTGCACCGTCCGGATACATTGGCAGAACCCGAAGAAGTGGCAGAGGCTTTCGATATTCTTAAAAGTTCAGGAAAAGTTCGTCACTTTGGTGTTTCAAATCAGAATCCAATGCAGATCGAATTACTTAAGAAGTCGGTGAAGCAAACAATCGTTGCTAATCAACTTCAATTAAGTATTACCAATGCAAATATGATCTCTAATGGATTTAATGTGAACATGGAAAATGATTCTGCTGTGAACAGAGATGGCAGCATACTTGATTATTGCAGACTGAACGATATTACCATTCAGCCATGGTCCCCTTTCCAATACGGGTTCTTTGAGGGAGTATTCCTAGGTAACGACAAGTTTCCTGAATTGAATCAAAAGATTGATGAAGTCGCGAACAAATATGAAGTAAGCAGCTCAACCATCGCTATCGCGTGGTTATTGCGACATCCGGCAAACATGCAGCCGGTTATCGGCACGATGAATGAAGGCCGTTTAAAGGATTGCTGTAAGGCAAGTGATGTCCGTCTTACTCGCGAGGAGTGGTATGGCATCTATCGTGCTGCAGGTAATGTACTGCCTTAA
- a CDS encoding GNAT family N-acetyltransferase produces the protein MIIRNIEEKDIDEILAMQALCFPGMVPWEREHLESHLEHFPEGQFCAEFEGKIIGSCSSLIINFDEYDDRHTWDDITDNGYISNHNPDGYNMYGIEVMVHPQYRRMKIGHRLYEARKDLARRLNLKSIIIGGRIPNYHKFEKEMSPRQYVQEVIHHKIYDPVLSFQLLNGFLLMRINPNYLPDDRASGKYATLMEWNNVDYMPNTKRFYKTALPVRICVVQYQMKQINSFEEFANQVEYYTDVASDASADFAVFPELLTAQLMSFLDEKSPSRAIRRLTEYTEEYISLFTELAVKYNVNIVGGSHFVEEDNGKIFNVAYLFRRDGTIEKQYKIHITPNERKWWGISRGDDVKVFDTDCGKVAIQICYDIEFPELARIATEKGAKIIFTPFCTEDRQGYLRVRYCSQARAVENQIYTVISGTVGNLPQTENMDIQYAQSAIFAPSDFEFARDGIVGECNPNIEMVVIGDVDLEILRRQRQSGTVRQLKDRRHDVYGIRYRKN, from the coding sequence ATGATTATCAGAAATATTGAAGAGAAAGACATAGATGAAATTTTAGCCATGCAGGCTTTATGTTTTCCAGGAATGGTTCCTTGGGAAAGAGAGCATTTAGAAAGTCACTTGGAGCATTTCCCTGAAGGACAGTTCTGTGCTGAATTTGAAGGGAAGATTATTGGTTCATGCTCAAGCCTGATCATTAACTTTGATGAATACGATGACCGTCACACTTGGGATGATATTACGGATAACGGCTATATATCAAACCATAATCCTGACGGCTACAATATGTATGGAATAGAAGTGATGGTGCATCCTCAGTACCGCCGTATGAAAATCGGCCACAGGCTTTATGAGGCAAGAAAAGATCTTGCGAGACGGCTGAATCTTAAAAGCATTATAATCGGGGGACGAATCCCGAATTATCATAAGTTTGAAAAAGAAATGTCTCCGCGTCAGTATGTGCAGGAAGTCATTCATCATAAAATCTACGATCCGGTGCTCTCGTTTCAGCTGCTGAATGGATTTTTGCTGATGAGAATTAATCCAAACTATTTGCCTGACGATCGTGCTTCGGGTAAATACGCAACTCTAATGGAGTGGAACAATGTTGATTACATGCCAAACACTAAACGATTCTATAAAACGGCTCTGCCGGTGCGTATTTGTGTTGTGCAGTATCAAATGAAACAAATTAACTCGTTTGAAGAGTTTGCGAATCAGGTGGAATATTATACAGACGTTGCATCTGATGCATCTGCTGATTTTGCTGTATTCCCGGAATTGCTTACAGCTCAGTTAATGTCTTTTTTGGATGAAAAATCACCAAGCAGAGCGATCCGCAGACTGACAGAGTATACGGAAGAGTACATTAGTCTTTTTACAGAGCTTGCAGTAAAATATAATGTCAATATCGTTGGCGGTTCTCACTTTGTAGAGGAAGATAACGGAAAAATTTTTAACGTTGCTTACCTTTTCCGCAGAGACGGCACAATTGAAAAGCAATATAAAATTCACATCACTCCAAATGAACGCAAATGGTGGGGAATCAGCAGAGGGGATGATGTCAAAGTTTTTGATACAGACTGCGGCAAGGTCGCCATTCAAATCTGCTATGACATAGAATTCCCTGAGCTTGCACGCATTGCTACTGAAAAAGGCGCTAAAATTATATTCACACCATTTTGTACAGAAGATCGCCAAGGCTACTTGCGTGTCCGCTATTGCTCACAGGCGAGAGCCGTGGAGAATCAGATCTATACCGTCATTTCAGGTACAGTCGGAAATCTCCCGCAAACAGAAAATATGGATATACAATACGCACAATCCGCTATTTTTGCTCCGTCTGATTTTGAATTTGCAAGAGACGGCATAGTTGGCGAGTGCAATCCGAACATTGAAATGGTCGTGATCGGAGATGTTGATCTTGAAATACTCCGCAGGCAGCGTCAATCCGGAACAGTCAGACAGCTGAAAGACCGCAGACATGACGTTTACGGAATTCGTTATAGGAAGAACTAG
- a CDS encoding DUF5365 family protein, protein MRIVFASTEEQEQYIEELIETMYEEIFPQYFSDETIDQLDELAVLKPQTEDMQYNGTLKEAFQIMSSLQALTALLNHLDQQSEEENRDLYDRNINILKKYGYQFPLTFDHFLSSKEKAEQVSKYGKPANKWIV, encoded by the coding sequence TTGAGAATTGTTTTTGCATCAACCGAAGAGCAGGAGCAGTACATTGAAGAACTGATTGAAACTATGTATGAAGAAATATTCCCGCAGTATTTTTCAGATGAAACGATTGATCAGCTGGATGAACTTGCCGTTTTAAAGCCCCAAACAGAAGACATGCAGTATAATGGCACGTTAAAAGAAGCTTTTCAAATCATGTCCAGTCTTCAAGCCCTTACAGCATTGCTTAATCATTTGGATCAGCAATCTGAAGAAGAAAACAGGGATCTATACGACCGCAATATCAATATCTTAAAGAAGTACGGCTATCAATTCCCCCTTACATTTGATCACTTTCTTTCTTCAAAAGAGAAGGCTGAACAAGTAAGCAAATATGGTAAACCGGCAAATAAGTGGATTGTATAA
- a CDS encoding CBS domain-containing protein translates to MSKDLVTISSSQSIQEAAELMSSKNVGSIPVVDGGQIKGVITDRDITLRTTAQGRPNDTKVADVMSSNLVTGTPDMSSEEAAQLMASNQIRRLPIVENNQLVGYVALGDLATDQMSNEAAGHALTNISEQH, encoded by the coding sequence ATGTCAAAAGATCTTGTCACGATTTCTTCCTCACAAAGCATTCAGGAGGCTGCAGAACTTATGAGCAGCAAAAATGTTGGTTCCATTCCTGTTGTGGATGGGGGACAGATAAAAGGCGTCATCACAGACCGGGACATCACGCTCCGTACAACAGCACAAGGCAGGCCTAATGATACGAAAGTGGCAGATGTAATGTCTTCAAACCTTGTGACAGGAACACCTGACATGAGCAGCGAAGAAGCCGCGCAGCTGATGGCGTCAAATCAGATTCGCCGCTTGCCGATCGTTGAAAACAATCAGCTTGTAGGCTATGTTGCACTGGGTGACCTTGCAACTGATCAAATGTCTAATGAAGCAGCAGGACATGCACTGACCAATATTTCAGAGCAGCACTAA
- a CDS encoding aldo/keto reductase, protein MAKNLQDTTLLHNGVKMPWFGLGVFKVEEGSEVVNSVKWAIEAGYKSIDTAAVYGNEEGVGQGIKESRVPREELFITTKVWNADQGYESTLKAFDESMKKLGLEYLDLYLVHWPVEGKYKDTWRALETLYKEGKVKAIGVSNFQIHHLEDVIKDAEIVPMVNQVEYHPRLTQKELQAFCRQHSIQLEAWSPLMQGKLLDDETLTEIAEKHGKSVAQVILRWDLQNEVVTIPKSVKEHRIHDNASVFDFELSQEEMERIDGLNRDERVGPDPDNFDF, encoded by the coding sequence ATGGCGAAGAATCTGCAGGATACAACTTTATTACATAATGGCGTGAAAATGCCTTGGTTCGGGCTTGGGGTATTCAAGGTAGAAGAAGGATCTGAAGTTGTCAATTCAGTGAAATGGGCAATTGAAGCAGGCTACAAAAGCATTGATACTGCTGCTGTCTATGGAAATGAAGAAGGTGTAGGCCAAGGGATTAAAGAAAGCCGAGTTCCCCGCGAAGAGTTATTCATCACAACAAAAGTGTGGAATGCTGATCAAGGATATGAATCCACATTAAAAGCATTTGATGAAAGCATGAAAAAGCTAGGTTTGGAATACTTAGATTTATATCTTGTTCACTGGCCTGTTGAAGGAAAGTATAAAGATACATGGAGAGCGCTTGAGACGCTTTATAAAGAAGGAAAAGTAAAAGCAATCGGTGTGAGCAACTTTCAAATTCACCATCTTGAGGATGTGATCAAGGATGCTGAGATTGTGCCGATGGTTAATCAGGTAGAATACCACCCACGGCTTACTCAAAAAGAACTTCAGGCATTCTGCAGGCAGCACAGCATTCAGCTTGAAGCCTGGTCACCGCTTATGCAGGGAAAACTTCTTGATGATGAAACGTTAACTGAAATTGCTGAAAAGCACGGTAAATCTGTAGCTCAAGTCATCTTGCGCTGGGATCTCCAGAACGAAGTTGTAACGATTCCAAAGTCTGTAAAAGAACATCGCATCCATGACAATGCATCGGTATTTGACTTTGAATTATCACAAGAAGAGATGGAACGCATCGATGGATTAAACCGCGATGAGCGTGTAGGTCCTGATCCGGATAATTTTGATTTTTAA
- a CDS encoding thioredoxin family protein produces MKKLLIFAGIFIVLFGGLAFVTNYQQTEKSEGNPYGKDKLNPATVDQLEDPNYQNIILPEEVDEKMDKKEDFVVYYFSPTCEHCKRTTPELMPAAEEAGVEIGQFNLLEFEDGWQQYGIEATPTLVRYQNGKEVDRVEGYNDGAYFKNLLSNWK; encoded by the coding sequence ATGAAGAAGCTCTTAATATTTGCAGGTATTTTTATCGTGTTATTCGGCGGTTTGGCATTTGTAACAAATTATCAGCAAACAGAAAAATCAGAAGGCAATCCATATGGCAAGGACAAACTGAATCCTGCTACTGTTGACCAGCTAGAAGACCCAAATTATCAGAACATCATCCTTCCTGAAGAAGTAGATGAAAAGATGGATAAAAAAGAGGACTTTGTTGTTTATTACTTCAGTCCAACTTGTGAACACTGCAAAAGAACGACTCCTGAATTAATGCCTGCTGCAGAAGAAGCAGGGGTAGAAATCGGCCAATTCAACCTGCTTGAGTTTGAAGACGGCTGGCAGCAGTACGGAATCGAAGCTACTCCAACACTTGTCCGCTATCAGAACGGAAAAGAAGTAGATCGTGTAGAAGGCTATAATGATGGGGCTTATTTTAAGAATTTATTGAGTAATTGGAAATAA
- a CDS encoding EcsC family protein, which translates to METKEQLLIQLKEIEKWEDDQKGLFFWEKIGRIPFKLLDKLTPAFVQKKIGVMLDELGSFIQSGGKYLTQKNGILKKVQLLVPDETVSTINDMKKVPLKVMNLVSGDLRTNRGNVATVQGATTGFGGIFTLAVDIPVLLGLSLKTLQEIAIAYGYDPEDKEERIFIVKCLQFASADIVGKQAILNELSGYYNRSMEPAEMMSKLQGWREVVYTYRDHFGLKKLLQMVPVAGMLFGAYTNRSMVKDIAETGIMLYQKRRILERLESDPAMIIEEKGSQR; encoded by the coding sequence ATGGAAACGAAAGAACAGCTCCTCATTCAATTAAAAGAAATTGAAAAATGGGAAGATGATCAAAAAGGGTTATTTTTCTGGGAGAAAATCGGCCGGATTCCCTTTAAATTATTAGATAAGCTGACACCTGCTTTTGTTCAAAAGAAAATTGGTGTTATGCTTGATGAACTGGGAAGCTTCATTCAAAGCGGCGGCAAGTATTTAACACAAAAAAACGGCATTCTGAAAAAAGTCCAGCTGCTTGTTCCGGATGAGACGGTTAGTACTATAAATGATATGAAAAAAGTGCCTTTAAAGGTCATGAACCTCGTAAGCGGGGATCTGAGGACAAACCGGGGAAATGTTGCCACAGTTCAGGGTGCGACAACCGGATTTGGAGGAATTTTCACACTCGCCGTAGACATTCCTGTCCTGCTCGGACTTTCTTTAAAAACGCTACAGGAAATTGCGATTGCTTATGGCTATGATCCTGAAGACAAGGAAGAGCGGATTTTCATCGTAAAGTGCCTGCAATTTGCATCAGCGGATATTGTCGGCAAACAAGCGATCCTAAACGAACTATCGGGTTATTATAACCGCAGCATGGAGCCTGCGGAAATGATGTCTAAACTTCAGGGATGGCGTGAGGTTGTTTATACATACCGTGACCATTTTGGACTGAAAAAATTGCTGCAGATGGTGCCTGTTGCCGGCATGCTGTTCGGAGCATATACAAATCGTTCGATGGTTAAGGATATTGCTGAAACAGGGATTATGTTATATCAGAAAAGAAGAATTCTTGAAAGGCTGGAGTCTGATCCAGCGATGATAATAGAAGAAAAAGGATCTCAGCGCTGA
- a CDS encoding HAD family hydrolase has protein sequence MIKAIIFDFDGLILDTETHEYEVLQEIFKEQGSELPMSVWGKVIGTASDFNPFAYLEEQIGRSVNHEDLTHLQKEKFEKRIAAEAARPGVEAYLMAAKELGLKIGLASSSSYEWVSSFLESLNLIDYFECIRTSNHVEFVKPDPALYIEAAKCLDVKPSECLAFEDSANGALAAKKAGMFCTIVPNSVTSHLEFGDIDHRLESMAEMELEKVISLIESRN, from the coding sequence ATGATTAAAGCCATTATCTTTGATTTTGACGGATTGATTCTTGACACAGAAACGCACGAGTATGAAGTTCTTCAGGAAATTTTTAAAGAACAGGGCAGTGAATTGCCTATGTCAGTATGGGGTAAAGTGATAGGAACAGCATCTGATTTTAATCCATTTGCGTACTTGGAAGAACAAATCGGAAGATCAGTCAATCATGAAGATTTAACACACTTGCAAAAAGAGAAGTTTGAAAAAAGAATAGCAGCTGAAGCTGCAAGACCTGGTGTAGAGGCTTATTTAATGGCTGCAAAGGAATTGGGGCTGAAAATTGGCCTGGCATCAAGTTCAAGCTATGAATGGGTATCCTCGTTTTTAGAAAGCTTGAATTTAATTGATTATTTTGAGTGCATACGCACATCCAACCATGTTGAATTCGTTAAACCAGATCCTGCCTTGTACATAGAAGCAGCTAAATGCCTAGATGTTAAACCAAGCGAGTGTCTGGCCTTTGAAGATTCCGCAAATGGCGCACTCGCTGCTAAAAAAGCAGGCATGTTCTGCACCATCGTTCCAAACAGCGTAACCAGTCATTTGGAGTTTGGAGACATTGATCATCGTTTAGAGTCGATGGCTGAAATGGAGCTTGAAAAAGTCATCTCGCTTATTGAGTCAAGGAACTGA
- a CDS encoding DoxX family protein, producing the protein MLVDLGLLLIRLVIGLSFMAHGAQKLFGLFGGHGIKGTGGFFESIGIKPGVAMAVLAGLAEFAGGAFFAAGFLTPLAGAALAGTMLIAIVKVHAPNGFWAAQNGYEFNLTLLAVAIGVALTGAGAYSLDALIF; encoded by the coding sequence ATGTTAGTAGATTTAGGACTTTTACTTATTCGTTTAGTGATTGGACTTTCGTTCATGGCTCATGGAGCACAAAAACTGTTTGGTTTATTTGGAGGTCACGGCATTAAAGGCACAGGGGGCTTCTTTGAATCCATTGGAATTAAACCTGGAGTTGCAATGGCGGTACTTGCCGGCCTGGCTGAGTTTGCGGGCGGAGCTTTTTTTGCGGCAGGCTTCCTGACTCCGCTTGCAGGAGCTGCATTAGCTGGCACAATGCTTATTGCGATTGTTAAAGTTCATGCACCAAACGGCTTCTGGGCTGCTCAAAATGGCTATGAATTCAACCTGACTTTGCTTGCTGTTGCAATTGGTGTAGCTTTAACAGGTGCAGGCGCATATTCACTTGATGCATTAATCTTCTAA
- a CDS encoding glycerol-3-phosphate responsive antiterminator codes for MSSIQKAVETIFLMSGDIFTVEHCVEESRKNNKSIFLHVDLIKGIANDREA; via the coding sequence ATGTCCTCCATACAGAAGGCAGTAGAAACGATATTTTTAATGTCCGGTGATATTTTTACAGTTGAACATTGTGTTGAAGAAAGCAGAAAAAACAACAAATCTATTTTTTTGCATGTTGATCTTATAAAAGGGATAGCCAATGACCGTGAAGCTTAG
- a CDS encoding class D sortase: MNIFKTFSLLLIIGGLLFTGYGVWQIVETNVKTNQSLADAQAAIRSSEEKKMPSPSQEKRYEPEIGDAVGILKIDRLNAELPIVEGTDPDDLEKGVGHYKGSYYPNENGQIVLSGHRDTVFRKAGDLIIGDSLKIILPYGEVEYKIKSTKIVDADDSSIITLQNEKEELILTTCYPFSFVGNAPERYIIYAEKVN; encoded by the coding sequence ATGAATATATTCAAAACCTTTTCACTCTTATTAATTATCGGAGGCCTTCTTTTTACGGGATATGGTGTATGGCAGATTGTTGAGACAAATGTAAAAACAAATCAGTCATTGGCAGACGCACAAGCTGCGATCAGGTCATCAGAGGAAAAGAAAATGCCTTCTCCATCACAAGAGAAAAGGTATGAACCGGAGATTGGGGATGCTGTCGGTATTCTTAAAATTGACCGCTTAAATGCAGAGCTGCCGATTGTAGAAGGAACAGATCCGGATGATCTTGAAAAAGGAGTAGGGCATTACAAGGGGAGCTACTATCCGAATGAAAACGGCCAGATCGTGTTGTCAGGGCACAGAGATACAGTGTTCCGTAAAGCGGGAGATCTGATAATTGGCGATTCATTAAAAATTATACTGCCATATGGCGAAGTTGAATACAAAATAAAGTCCACTAAAATTGTCGATGCAGATGACTCGAGCATTATCACGCTTCAAAATGAAAAAGAAGAGCTCATTTTAACAACGTGCTACCCTTTCAGTTTTGTCGGTAATGCGCCCGAGCGCTACATTATTTATGCGGAAAAAGTAAATTAG
- a CDS encoding GNAT family N-acetyltransferase: MIAIREIEEEENFKKAYPVMAQLRTQLSEEEFFNLLEPMRKQGYRLIALYEDEQVKALAGIIELTNFYNDKHIYVYDLVTDGASRSRGFGEKLLNYVEELAKESGCGMITLSSGNQRIDAHRFYEEKMSFDRVSHVFNKRL; encoded by the coding sequence ATGATTGCTATTCGGGAGATTGAAGAAGAAGAAAACTTTAAGAAAGCTTATCCAGTTATGGCTCAATTGCGCACACAGCTCAGCGAGGAAGAGTTTTTTAATTTGCTCGAGCCGATGAGGAAGCAGGGATACCGTTTAATAGCCCTATATGAAGATGAACAGGTTAAGGCATTAGCAGGTATTATCGAGCTTACAAATTTCTATAACGATAAGCACATTTATGTATATGATTTAGTCACAGATGGAGCATCTCGATCACGCGGGTTTGGGGAAAAGCTGTTAAACTACGTTGAAGAACTTGCTAAGGAATCCGGCTGCGGCATGATTACATTAAGCTCAGGCAATCAGCGGATTGATGCCCATCGTTTTTATGAAGAGAAGATGAGCTTTGACCGCGTCAGTCATGTATTTAATAAGAGATTATAA